Proteins found in one Brevibacillus brevis genomic segment:
- a CDS encoding MFS transporter produces the protein MSLKPENLQSYIDSPDKQQRLYKRTLWIVVISQIFGGAGLAAGVTVGALLAQDMLGSESLAGIPSALLTLGSAVAALLVGRLSQRFGRRLGLASGFLAGGIGAIGVVIAAVANSIVLLFASLILYGAGTATNLQARYAGTDLAKPKQRATAVSIAMVSTTFGAVAGPNLVEVMGRFATSIGVPALAGPFILGAAAFILAALVFWVLLRPDPFIVSKAIAEAKQVDQSSPSYLNENQLASNNRGIIVGATVMILTQIVMVAIMTMTPVHMKHHGHGLSEVGIVIGFHIGAMYLPSLLTGVLVDKIGRSTMAYASGVILLAASLTAAFAPVDSMPLLITALVLLGLGWNFGLISGTALIVDATQPATRAKTQGTVDVLIALAGASGGALSGMVVANASFATLSLAGGALSLLLVPVLIWSHRKSKHRVEISQN, from the coding sequence ATGTCACTCAAACCTGAAAATTTACAAAGCTACATCGACTCCCCAGATAAACAGCAACGACTATACAAACGAACGCTCTGGATTGTCGTCATCTCACAAATTTTCGGCGGTGCAGGACTTGCGGCAGGTGTCACCGTAGGGGCTCTCCTCGCCCAGGATATGCTGGGTTCGGAAAGTCTCGCGGGCATCCCTTCCGCATTGCTCACGCTTGGCTCTGCTGTGGCTGCATTGCTGGTGGGTCGGCTCTCTCAACGCTTTGGACGCCGTTTGGGGCTCGCTAGCGGCTTCTTAGCCGGAGGGATTGGCGCAATTGGGGTGGTTATCGCAGCTGTCGCAAACAGTATTGTCCTTCTGTTTGCTTCCTTAATTCTGTATGGGGCTGGCACCGCTACTAACCTGCAGGCCCGCTATGCAGGCACAGACTTGGCAAAGCCTAAACAGCGCGCGACTGCCGTGAGTATTGCCATGGTCTCCACTACATTCGGGGCTGTTGCAGGACCAAACCTGGTGGAAGTCATGGGACGATTCGCTACTTCCATCGGTGTCCCCGCACTTGCTGGTCCTTTCATCTTGGGTGCCGCTGCCTTCATCCTCGCAGCTCTCGTATTTTGGGTACTGCTTCGTCCGGACCCGTTCATCGTTTCGAAAGCAATCGCCGAAGCGAAACAGGTGGATCAGAGCTCCCCATCCTATCTGAATGAGAACCAGCTTGCAAGCAACAACCGGGGAATCATCGTGGGAGCCACCGTCATGATTTTGACGCAGATCGTCATGGTCGCCATTATGACAATGACACCTGTACATATGAAGCATCACGGACATGGTCTCTCTGAAGTAGGCATCGTCATCGGTTTTCATATCGGTGCGATGTACCTCCCTTCGCTCTTGACAGGTGTTCTCGTTGACAAGATCGGTCGCTCCACCATGGCCTATGCTTCTGGTGTCATACTGCTTGCAGCCAGCCTGACTGCAGCTTTTGCGCCAGTCGATTCGATGCCGCTACTCATCACCGCTCTTGTGCTGCTCGGACTGGGATGGAATTTTGGACTAATTAGCGGCACAGCGCTCATCGTGGATGCAACGCAGCCCGCCACTCGTGCGAAAACGCAGGGAACAGTTGATGTCTTGATTGCCTTGGCTGGCGCATCCGGTGGTGCCCTGTCCGGTATGGTCGTCGCCAATGCCAGCTTCGCAACGCTTTCCCTTGCTGGAGGCGCATTATCGCTGTTGCTAGTCCCTGTCCTGATATGGTCCCACAGAAAGAGCAAACACCGTGTAGAGATCTCCCAAAACTAA